The following coding sequences lie in one Stigmatella aurantiaca genomic window:
- a CDS encoding TonB family protein, producing the protein MAAAKNNGLRLRITGPDGSTMEAIADTESIIVGSGAQAAVKIADPSVSNLHVMLKVDKEGGVTAIDLGSEAGTQVGDQRLLVPKALVPGDVLKMGSSRVEVLFGEAPAAAPKPPAGAQVNGRSFQSSVTQRAPVPPAPPAAPEIVIPSASRAVAPPGMKAKSLAAVPTVAPVAKKPQVPAHLQEPLPLDALPTPEAKILQVAMLWGDQLLEVRHFRDGVPVTIGEGKKSVFHVFVPEVGARHVLAVGKGEQVELRVPGKAGVIVTSQGDVRTKDALRASGQLSQAAAAEGQVFTLGLHDRAEVSLGTLAFVVRYVRPSPAIQVSTVEEADFTYFKIACITLLASGALVAAMLLTPRTESPSADDLLQSQQRVAKFLVTPEKKQELKKLKLAGVEEGAKAKDEEGKFGKEEAKKAEADPSKAGTPVVDKTKKEKDRQVVGQVGLLGAFKGLKGGASDVFGPGGLGTGINNALGGLKTGAGMGDAQGVGGLGSRGTGSGGGGKALGIGGLGTQGGGRGTGGTGGIDLSGKGRGTTKVVPGKTTVIGGLDKDVIAKVIRRHQNEIKYCYETELNKNPSLAGKVAVAFTIDPAGAVAEANVAETTLGNATAENCMLSRIRRWKFPEPKGGGVVAVTYPWLFSPSGNEE; encoded by the coding sequence ATGGCGGCGGCGAAGAATAACGGACTGAGGTTGCGCATCACCGGACCAGACGGTTCCACGATGGAAGCCATCGCGGACACCGAGAGCATCATCGTCGGTTCGGGGGCGCAGGCAGCGGTGAAGATTGCGGACCCTAGCGTCTCCAACCTCCACGTGATGTTGAAGGTGGACAAGGAGGGCGGGGTGACCGCCATCGATCTCGGCAGCGAGGCCGGGACGCAGGTGGGAGACCAGCGGTTGCTGGTGCCCAAGGCGCTGGTGCCCGGCGACGTGCTCAAGATGGGCTCCTCGCGCGTGGAGGTGCTCTTCGGCGAGGCGCCCGCGGCGGCTCCCAAGCCCCCGGCGGGCGCGCAGGTGAATGGCCGGAGCTTCCAGAGCTCGGTGACGCAGCGGGCCCCGGTGCCCCCCGCGCCCCCGGCGGCGCCTGAAATCGTCATCCCCTCGGCCAGCCGCGCCGTGGCGCCCCCGGGCATGAAGGCCAAGAGCTTGGCCGCGGTGCCCACGGTGGCCCCGGTGGCCAAGAAGCCCCAGGTGCCCGCGCACCTGCAGGAGCCGCTCCCGCTGGACGCGCTGCCCACCCCGGAGGCGAAGATCCTCCAGGTGGCCATGCTCTGGGGCGACCAGCTCCTCGAGGTGCGGCACTTCCGGGACGGCGTGCCGGTCACCATCGGCGAGGGCAAGAAGAGCGTCTTCCACGTCTTCGTGCCCGAGGTGGGCGCGCGCCACGTGCTGGCGGTGGGCAAGGGCGAGCAGGTGGAACTGCGCGTGCCGGGCAAGGCGGGCGTCATCGTCACCTCGCAGGGCGACGTGCGGACCAAGGACGCGCTGCGCGCCTCCGGCCAGCTCTCGCAGGCCGCGGCCGCCGAGGGCCAGGTCTTCACCCTGGGCCTGCATGACCGGGCCGAGGTGTCGCTCGGCACGCTCGCCTTCGTGGTCCGCTACGTGCGGCCCTCGCCGGCCATCCAGGTGAGCACCGTCGAGGAGGCGGACTTCACCTACTTCAAGATCGCCTGCATCACGCTGCTGGCCTCGGGCGCGCTCGTCGCCGCCATGCTCCTGACGCCGCGCACGGAGTCTCCGTCCGCGGATGACCTGCTCCAGTCCCAGCAGCGCGTGGCGAAGTTCCTCGTGACGCCGGAGAAGAAGCAGGAGCTGAAGAAGCTCAAGCTGGCCGGCGTGGAAGAGGGCGCCAAGGCGAAGGACGAGGAGGGCAAGTTCGGCAAGGAGGAGGCGAAGAAGGCCGAGGCGGATCCCTCCAAGGCGGGCACCCCCGTCGTGGACAAGACGAAGAAGGAGAAGGACCGCCAGGTGGTGGGCCAGGTGGGCCTGCTGGGCGCCTTCAAGGGCCTCAAGGGCGGCGCCTCGGACGTGTTCGGTCCGGGCGGCCTGGGCACCGGCATCAACAACGCCCTGGGCGGCCTGAAGACCGGCGCGGGCATGGGGGATGCGCAGGGCGTGGGCGGCCTCGGCTCGCGCGGCACGGGCTCCGGCGGTGGCGGCAAGGCGCTGGGCATCGGCGGCCTGGGCACCCAGGGCGGCGGCCGCGGCACGGGCGGCACCGGCGGCATCGACCTGAGCGGCAAGGGCCGGGGCACCACCAAGGTGGTTCCTGGCAAGACGACGGTCATCGGCGGCCTGGACAAGGACGTCATCGCCAAGGTCATCCGGCGCCACCAGAACGAAATCAAATACTGCTACGAGACCGAGCTGAACAAGAACCCGAGCCTGGCGGGCAAGGTGGCGGTGGCCTTCACCATCGACCCGGCGGGCGCGGTGGCCGAGGCGAACGTGGCCGAGACGACGCTGGGCAACGCCACGGCGGAGAACTGCATGCTCTCGCGCATCCGCCGCTGGAAGTTCCCCGAGCCCAAGGGCGGTGGCGTGGTCGCGGTCACCTACCCCTGGCTCTTCTCGCCCTCGGGCAACGAGGAGTAG
- a CDS encoding tetratricopeptide repeat protein produces MRTQSKAPAGKNAMTLARSLTTAALAFTTACATSSQIKPATADAPDAPGERRIPVATSEVPSAPPASNDSGPHALFISALAAFDAGNYDAARKGFEQVVAAAPQSLNAQFNLGLIAERQGRLADAQAAYEKVLSQAPDHQPSLLNLGRLYRVQEKFAEAIRLYEGALKAPGHAHDVALLNNLTVAYRLAGQFELAEATARRVLARSKDNPEAYKNLALVYYDQGQYRLAELVSANARKLAENDPGVYNNLGMIYLKLNERPRALAQFQKAVSLDDKFAPGYLNIGAMSLAYRDYAGAEKAFARAVELDPTSYESHLYYAYALDGQKGSDGKRGIAAGDVFEKVLAMRPEHPEAVCGAGWAYAADRAGWQKALGYLERCKALQATSPQDRQTIDAKVQGIQAMLKSGQQQPAAEQKKEAVQGKDGSLLDKVSDEAAREEGTPAEEPPPADETASEEPVPSQEVPAASPDSPAGAPVPTP; encoded by the coding sequence ATGCGCACCCAGTCCAAGGCTCCCGCAGGGAAGAACGCCATGACGCTCGCCCGCTCGCTCACCACCGCCGCGCTCGCCTTCACCACCGCCTGCGCGACGTCCTCGCAGATCAAACCCGCCACCGCCGATGCGCCCGATGCGCCCGGCGAGCGGCGCATCCCGGTGGCCACCTCCGAGGTGCCCTCGGCACCACCGGCCTCCAATGATTCGGGGCCGCATGCCCTGTTCATCTCGGCCCTCGCCGCCTTCGACGCGGGCAACTACGACGCGGCCCGCAAGGGCTTCGAGCAGGTGGTGGCGGCGGCCCCGCAGAGCCTCAACGCCCAGTTCAACCTGGGGCTCATCGCCGAGCGCCAGGGCCGGCTCGCCGATGCCCAGGCCGCCTACGAGAAGGTGCTCTCCCAGGCGCCGGACCATCAGCCCTCGTTGCTGAACCTGGGGCGGCTGTACCGGGTGCAGGAGAAGTTCGCCGAGGCCATCCGCCTGTACGAGGGGGCGCTGAAGGCGCCGGGCCATGCGCACGATGTGGCGCTGCTCAACAACCTCACCGTGGCGTACCGGCTCGCGGGCCAGTTCGAGCTCGCCGAGGCCACCGCCCGCCGCGTCCTGGCGCGCAGCAAGGACAACCCCGAGGCGTACAAGAACCTCGCGCTCGTCTACTACGACCAGGGGCAGTACCGGCTCGCGGAGCTGGTGAGCGCCAACGCGCGCAAGCTCGCGGAGAATGATCCCGGCGTCTACAACAACCTGGGGATGATCTACCTGAAGCTGAACGAGCGTCCCCGGGCGCTCGCCCAGTTCCAGAAGGCCGTGTCGCTCGATGACAAGTTCGCTCCGGGCTACCTGAACATCGGCGCCATGTCGCTGGCGTACCGCGACTACGCGGGGGCCGAGAAGGCCTTCGCCCGGGCGGTGGAGCTGGACCCCACCTCCTACGAGAGCCACCTGTATTACGCCTATGCCCTGGACGGGCAGAAGGGCAGCGACGGCAAGCGGGGCATCGCCGCCGGGGACGTCTTCGAGAAGGTGCTCGCCATGCGTCCCGAGCACCCGGAGGCCGTGTGCGGTGCCGGGTGGGCGTACGCCGCGGACCGGGCCGGTTGGCAGAAGGCGCTCGGCTACCTCGAGCGCTGCAAGGCCCTGCAGGCCACCTCGCCCCAGGACCGCCAGACGATCGACGCGAAGGTCCAGGGCATCCAGGCCATGCTCAAGAGTGGGCAGCAGCAGCCCGCCGCCGAGCAGAAAAAGGAAGCAGTCCAGGGCAAGGACGGCTCCTTGCTCGACAAGGTGTCCGATGAGGCCGCGCGCGAGGAGGGGACGCCCGCCGAGGAGCCACCTCCCGCGGACGAGACCGCCTCGGAGGAGCCCGTGCCTTCCCAGGAGGTGCCCGCGGCCTCTCCGGACAGCCCGGCTGGGGCCCCGGTGCCTACGCCCTGA
- a CDS encoding tetratricopeptide repeat protein has translation MKAFLRFGALAVGVTLTVSGVGEAAAAKKATAKRPSAAAKAVPGKSKSKQTKSQASKSPVAAAVPVVADEKDKRQGPARVKPANEKFAELPRIADAKKDALADRKRDEAIEGFKRLIPKIQDGSERKADLIYRLSELYWEKSKYLYRLEMDRFLAAEKAFDAAQARGEKVEPPQQDHRDSERYRAETMSLYEDLLRDYPKYEHMDEVLFAQGYNLYELNRGPEAVKRYQQLIRDFPQSQFVPDAYIQLGNYFFENNKLAPARENYEKARDTRVPKIYAYAIYKLAWCDFNSGGYEDGLKKLQEAVEFAETQGEELGDLKTEALNDLTVFYVQLDQPKEALAYFKAKAPAKRQGRLIAKTAVGLADAGHFDSAILMFRTLVDDAPMGPNAPEYQQAIVRSYEGLRQRTQVRAEMKRMVDLYRPGGTWWQANAGDNPVLRNAFNVTEEAMRVMVTEYHQEAQKTRQVETYRLARDIYKQYVDAFASSEDPNFVADSAFNLRFFYAEILWALEEWEAAAGEYDAVVSFKIPDRDSAREVSNEAYRKSASFAAVLAYDKLVKIERGQLTKSDLKDGQKVNENKDKGDVEKKRIVKKDAKQQQEQPLTRLEARLVAACDTYNSLYPNNPDEIDLRYQAAVILYDRNHFVDAARRFGEIITKYPEERRSRDAADLTMFVLESREEWQELNTLSRQFLGNKKLSKPGSEFATRVAKVVEGSQYKWVDEIVYRKEKNPKKAAELFLSFVTEFPKSENADRALTYAMIIFQEAAELDRGVEAGARVLNEYPDSVFGLKVRYTMAGFYEKMAEFRKSAEMYEAFVDAYDAAVNGGGKEAKEVKGTKLAKAKAKAPKKGAKAQGKKQEEVASTEAAPPQTERQQLVKEAGEWVADALFNAGLWWEGVGEAQKSVSAYAEYLARFRDRKDVPQIAYNVALVHEKTGRWSEAARAFASFADTYAKDPRTSGGQIYLAHYRELLAYQQAKDLRSVDRVRADLLRGWGRLSDTDKQDVKILDAYAHTRFMELEFLWRRYTNIRFSRVSTIRRDLAAKQKEIQRVEKEYAAVLAVGSGEWGIAALTRIGMAYADFAKNILESPDPKGLDEDQLAMYRGELENLALPLEDKATEALEKALQKAYELSIYNEWTLTAQEQMNRYRPGAYAQVRQVPFRGSEFFATSGVVKEPELSASATASPTPGAVPPAPATPAAAEPPPASPAPAAQVGEVQL, from the coding sequence ATGAAGGCGTTCCTTCGGTTCGGTGCGCTCGCTGTGGGCGTAACGCTCACCGTGAGTGGTGTGGGTGAGGCGGCGGCGGCAAAGAAGGCTACGGCGAAGAGGCCCTCTGCGGCGGCCAAGGCGGTCCCAGGTAAGTCCAAATCCAAACAGACAAAGTCCCAGGCTTCGAAGTCGCCCGTGGCGGCCGCGGTCCCCGTGGTGGCGGACGAGAAGGACAAGCGCCAGGGCCCCGCGCGCGTGAAGCCCGCCAACGAGAAGTTCGCGGAGCTGCCGCGCATCGCGGACGCCAAGAAGGACGCGCTGGCGGACCGCAAGCGCGATGAGGCCATCGAGGGCTTCAAGCGGCTGATCCCGAAGATCCAGGACGGCAGCGAGCGCAAGGCGGACCTCATCTACCGGCTCTCGGAGCTGTACTGGGAGAAGTCCAAATACCTCTACCGGCTGGAGATGGACCGCTTCCTCGCGGCCGAGAAGGCGTTCGATGCCGCGCAGGCGCGCGGTGAGAAGGTAGAGCCCCCGCAGCAGGACCATCGCGACAGCGAGCGCTACCGCGCCGAGACGATGAGCCTCTACGAGGACCTGCTGCGCGACTACCCCAAGTACGAGCACATGGACGAGGTGCTCTTCGCCCAGGGCTACAACCTCTACGAGCTCAACCGGGGCCCCGAGGCGGTGAAGCGCTACCAGCAGCTCATCCGCGACTTCCCGCAGTCCCAGTTCGTCCCGGACGCGTACATCCAGCTGGGCAACTACTTCTTCGAGAACAACAAGCTGGCGCCCGCGCGGGAGAACTACGAGAAGGCGCGCGACACGCGCGTGCCGAAGATCTACGCCTACGCCATCTACAAGCTGGCGTGGTGCGACTTCAACAGCGGCGGCTACGAGGACGGCCTCAAGAAGCTGCAGGAGGCCGTGGAGTTCGCCGAGACGCAGGGCGAGGAGCTGGGTGACCTCAAGACCGAGGCGCTCAACGACTTGACCGTCTTCTACGTCCAGCTCGATCAGCCCAAGGAGGCCCTGGCCTACTTCAAGGCGAAGGCCCCGGCCAAGCGCCAGGGACGGCTCATCGCCAAGACGGCGGTGGGGCTCGCGGACGCGGGCCACTTCGACAGCGCCATCCTCATGTTCCGCACGCTCGTGGACGACGCGCCCATGGGCCCGAACGCCCCCGAGTACCAGCAGGCCATCGTCCGCTCCTACGAGGGGCTGCGCCAGCGCACGCAGGTGCGCGCCGAGATGAAGCGCATGGTGGACCTGTACCGCCCGGGCGGCACCTGGTGGCAGGCCAACGCCGGGGACAACCCGGTGCTGCGCAACGCCTTCAACGTCACCGAGGAGGCCATGCGGGTGATGGTGACCGAGTACCACCAGGAGGCGCAGAAGACGCGCCAGGTGGAGACCTACCGGCTCGCCCGCGACATCTACAAGCAGTACGTGGACGCGTTCGCCTCCAGCGAGGACCCCAACTTCGTCGCCGACTCGGCCTTCAACCTGCGCTTCTTCTACGCGGAGATCCTCTGGGCGCTGGAGGAGTGGGAGGCCGCCGCCGGGGAGTACGACGCCGTGGTGTCGTTCAAGATCCCGGACCGGGACTCGGCCCGCGAGGTGTCCAACGAGGCCTACCGCAAGAGCGCGTCCTTCGCCGCGGTGCTCGCCTACGACAAGCTCGTGAAGATTGAGCGGGGCCAGCTCACCAAGAGCGACCTCAAGGACGGCCAGAAGGTCAACGAGAACAAGGACAAGGGCGACGTCGAGAAGAAGCGCATCGTCAAGAAGGACGCGAAGCAGCAGCAGGAGCAGCCGCTCACGCGCCTCGAGGCGCGCCTGGTGGCCGCGTGCGACACGTACAACTCGCTCTATCCCAACAACCCGGACGAGATCGACCTGCGCTACCAGGCGGCCGTCATCCTCTATGACCGCAACCACTTCGTGGACGCGGCGCGGCGCTTCGGGGAGATCATCACCAAGTACCCCGAGGAGCGGCGCTCGCGCGACGCGGCCGACCTGACGATGTTCGTGCTGGAGAGCCGCGAGGAGTGGCAGGAGCTGAACACGCTGTCGCGCCAGTTCCTCGGCAACAAGAAGCTCAGCAAGCCGGGCAGCGAGTTCGCCACGCGCGTGGCGAAGGTGGTGGAGGGCAGCCAGTACAAGTGGGTGGATGAGATCGTCTACCGCAAGGAGAAGAACCCGAAGAAGGCCGCGGAGCTGTTCCTCTCCTTCGTCACCGAGTTCCCCAAGTCGGAGAACGCGGACCGGGCGCTCACCTACGCGATGATCATCTTCCAGGAGGCCGCCGAGCTGGATCGCGGCGTGGAGGCCGGTGCCCGCGTCCTCAACGAGTACCCGGACAGCGTCTTCGGCCTGAAGGTCCGCTACACGATGGCGGGCTTCTACGAGAAGATGGCCGAGTTCCGGAAGTCCGCCGAGATGTACGAGGCCTTCGTGGATGCCTATGACGCCGCGGTGAACGGCGGCGGCAAGGAGGCGAAGGAGGTCAAGGGCACGAAGCTGGCCAAGGCCAAGGCCAAGGCCCCGAAGAAGGGCGCCAAGGCGCAAGGAAAGAAGCAGGAGGAGGTTGCCTCCACGGAGGCCGCCCCGCCGCAGACCGAGCGCCAGCAGCTCGTGAAGGAGGCCGGCGAGTGGGTGGCCGACGCCCTCTTCAACGCGGGCCTCTGGTGGGAGGGCGTGGGCGAGGCGCAGAAGTCGGTCTCCGCCTATGCCGAGTACCTGGCGCGCTTCCGGGACCGCAAGGACGTGCCGCAGATCGCCTACAACGTCGCGCTCGTGCACGAGAAGACGGGCCGCTGGTCCGAGGCGGCGCGCGCCTTCGCCTCCTTCGCCGACACGTATGCGAAGGATCCGCGCACCTCCGGCGGGCAGATCTACCTGGCGCACTACCGGGAGCTGCTGGCGTACCAGCAGGCCAAGGACCTTCGCTCGGTGGACCGCGTCCGCGCGGACCTGCTGCGCGGCTGGGGCCGGCTGTCCGACACGGACAAGCAGGACGTGAAGATCCTGGATGCGTATGCCCACACGCGCTTCATGGAGCTGGAGTTCCTGTGGCGGCGCTACACCAACATCCGCTTCTCGCGCGTGTCCACCATCCGCAGGGATCTGGCCGCCAAGCAGAAGGAGATTCAGCGCGTGGAGAAGGAGTACGCGGCGGTGCTGGCCGTGGGCTCGGGCGAGTGGGGCATCGCGGCGCTCACCCGCATCGGCATGGCCTACGCGGACTTCGCGAAGAACATCCTCGAGTCGCCGGACCCGAAGGGGTTGGATGAGGATCAGCTCGCCATGTACCGCGGCGAGCTGGAGAACCTGGCCCTGCCGCTGGAGGACAAGGCGACCGAGGCGCTCGAGAAGGCGCTCCAGAAGGCCTACGAGCTGTCCATCTACAATGAGTGGACGCTCACCGCGCAGGAGCAGATGAACCGCTACCGTCCGGGCGCCTATGCCCAGGTGCGCCAGGTGCCCTTCCGGGGCAGTGAGTTCTTCGCCACCTCGGGCGTCGTGAAGGAGCCGGAGCTGTCGGCCTCCGCCACCGCCTCGCCCACCCCCGGCGCCGTGCCTCCCGCGCCGGCCACCCCGGCCGCCGCGGAGCCTCCGCCGGCCTCGCCCGCGCCCGCCGCCCAGGTGGGGGAGGTCCAGCTGTGA
- a CDS encoding tetratricopeptide repeat protein yields the protein MSRLLVLAAVALAPFAASAQDANTYNRALSAFNAGELETATPLFFQVSEGAADAETKGKAEYYLAQSFARKGLPVSAFVTYAAIVKAGPQHPSYLQAVEGLVDMQQQLDEQNLIPSLLNQAYTDEVRDRWVTLPKEVLARINYLVGTISHRRGRLEEARSLLEAVPADSRVYAKARYLLGVVLADRRFPGRPGEGEALDQTAVTSFRSVIDQKGERQLELEETRHLAMLALGRLHYGRGEYKQAIAAYESVPRYTRIWDQALFENGFARFQDEDFGGALGSLQALHAPQFAGAFQPESWILKATVYYYSCLFDEVKTTLGAFEQVYEPMAKQLEPFTGEDVELVSAFNLAASENRRLPRPVYLWLRNNERIREVMRMLDRVDREKKEILGTSAWRGSALSAQTATALEDVRGTLLQVGGTLARSRIREAFDNLRTFSDQAEIIRVQTALDEKDLLQEGVDQKALLTRQSLYRPAMPGAAWNYWKFQGEFWIDEIGYYQYTLKRGCPAKQGE from the coding sequence ATGTCCCGACTGCTCGTCCTGGCCGCCGTCGCCCTGGCGCCGTTCGCGGCGTCCGCGCAGGATGCGAATACCTACAACCGCGCCCTCTCCGCCTTCAACGCGGGAGAGCTCGAGACGGCCACGCCGCTCTTCTTCCAGGTGTCCGAGGGCGCCGCGGACGCGGAGACCAAGGGCAAGGCCGAGTACTACCTGGCCCAGTCCTTCGCCCGGAAGGGGCTCCCGGTGAGCGCCTTCGTCACCTACGCGGCCATCGTGAAGGCGGGCCCCCAGCACCCCTCCTACCTCCAGGCCGTGGAGGGGCTCGTCGACATGCAGCAGCAGCTCGATGAGCAGAACCTCATCCCCAGCCTCCTCAACCAGGCCTACACGGACGAGGTGAGGGACCGGTGGGTCACGCTGCCCAAGGAGGTGCTGGCGCGCATCAACTACCTGGTGGGCACCATCAGCCACCGCCGGGGCCGCCTGGAGGAGGCGCGCTCCCTGCTGGAGGCCGTGCCCGCCGACAGCCGCGTCTACGCCAAGGCCCGTTACCTGCTGGGCGTGGTGCTCGCCGACCGGCGCTTCCCGGGCCGTCCTGGGGAAGGGGAGGCGCTGGATCAGACCGCCGTGACGTCCTTCCGGAGCGTCATCGACCAGAAGGGCGAGCGGCAGCTCGAGCTGGAGGAGACCCGCCACCTGGCGATGCTGGCGCTGGGCCGCCTGCACTACGGCCGCGGCGAGTACAAGCAGGCCATCGCCGCCTACGAGTCCGTGCCGCGCTACACCCGCATCTGGGACCAGGCCCTCTTCGAGAACGGCTTCGCCCGCTTCCAGGACGAGGACTTCGGCGGAGCCCTCGGCAGCCTCCAGGCCCTGCACGCGCCGCAGTTCGCCGGGGCCTTCCAGCCCGAGTCGTGGATCCTCAAGGCCACGGTCTACTACTACAGCTGCCTGTTCGATGAGGTGAAGACGACGCTCGGTGCCTTCGAGCAGGTCTACGAGCCCATGGCCAAGCAGCTGGAGCCCTTCACGGGCGAGGACGTGGAGCTGGTCTCCGCCTTCAACCTGGCCGCCTCGGAGAACCGGCGCCTGCCGCGCCCGGTGTACCTGTGGCTGCGCAACAACGAGCGCATCCGCGAGGTGATGCGGATGCTGGACCGCGTGGACCGGGAGAAGAAGGAGATCCTCGGCACCTCCGCCTGGAGGGGGAGCGCGCTCTCGGCCCAGACGGCCACCGCCCTGGAGGATGTGCGCGGCACGCTGCTCCAGGTGGGCGGCACCCTGGCCCGGAGCCGGATCCGCGAGGCCTTCGACAACCTGCGCACCTTCTCGGATCAGGCCGAGATCATCCGGGTGCAGACCGCGCTGGACGAGAAGGACCTCCTCCAGGAGGGCGTGGATCAGAAGGCCCTGCTCACCCGGCAGTCGCTCTACCGGCCCGCGATGCCCGGCGCCGCGTGGAACTACTGGAAATTCCAGGGAGAATTCTGGATCGACGAGATCGGCTACTACCAGTACACCCTCAAGCGGGGTTGCCCGGCCAAGCAGGGAGAGTAG
- a CDS encoding outer membrane beta-barrel domain-containing protein: protein MRTILSFALLVSAAAQAQTLAPAGAVLVRSSLAMQAQDSEAPPPPPSPAAPRHEMGSSVPDQAPAPEARPLSTGQAEPEAAAPAPAPAGDMPADAPTVTVDESELRTTTAEQQRLVHGAPLYNPNVAVHIVQKKRFADEGQHEFALYPVAVQVNGKFTNHLGSALHYTYHLQENFALQVAGQYNWYTDESDFNLELIDKVREQAQAASSLLLQWGTQVGVEVTPLYGKFAFYDNTLAQFSVVLNGGAGVGGTRHLIRPEVSNQVGGETFTVPARFGAAGNKFLGSVGGGFRLQLGDSYAVRLEVKDLIYTARVDRVDGCNLADFEQMEAARVANAPFEGLPLSGGCKYQKFDGVDPKTRKNYREDIILGRDLVEEPSSDVLNNVSFYAGFSVLF from the coding sequence ATGCGAACGATCCTGTCCTTCGCGCTCCTCGTGTCGGCGGCTGCCCAGGCGCAGACCCTGGCCCCCGCTGGCGCTGTGCTCGTGCGCTCCTCCCTGGCGATGCAGGCCCAGGACTCCGAGGCTCCTCCTCCTCCTCCTTCTCCCGCGGCGCCCCGGCATGAGATGGGCTCCAGCGTTCCCGATCAGGCCCCCGCGCCCGAGGCGCGGCCGCTGTCCACCGGCCAGGCCGAGCCCGAGGCGGCGGCTCCGGCTCCGGCCCCGGCGGGGGACATGCCCGCGGATGCGCCCACGGTGACGGTGGATGAGTCGGAGCTGCGCACCACCACGGCCGAGCAGCAGCGGCTGGTGCACGGCGCGCCGCTCTACAACCCGAACGTGGCCGTCCACATCGTCCAGAAGAAGCGCTTCGCGGACGAGGGCCAGCACGAGTTCGCGCTCTACCCGGTGGCGGTGCAGGTGAACGGCAAGTTCACCAACCACCTGGGCAGCGCGCTCCATTACACGTACCACCTGCAGGAGAACTTCGCGCTCCAGGTGGCGGGCCAGTACAACTGGTACACCGACGAGAGCGACTTCAACCTGGAGCTCATCGACAAGGTGCGCGAGCAGGCCCAGGCCGCCTCGTCGCTGCTCCTGCAGTGGGGCACGCAGGTGGGCGTGGAGGTGACGCCGCTCTACGGCAAGTTCGCCTTCTACGACAACACGCTCGCCCAGTTCAGCGTGGTGCTCAACGGCGGCGCGGGCGTGGGCGGCACCCGGCACCTGATCCGGCCCGAGGTGTCCAACCAGGTGGGGGGAGAGACCTTCACCGTGCCGGCGCGCTTCGGCGCCGCGGGCAACAAGTTCCTGGGCTCGGTGGGCGGCGGCTTCCGCCTGCAGCTGGGAGACTCGTACGCCGTGCGGCTGGAGGTGAAGGACCTCATCTACACCGCGCGCGTGGACCGCGTGGATGGGTGCAACCTGGCCGACTTCGAGCAGATGGAGGCCGCCCGGGTGGCCAACGCGCCCTTCGAGGGGCTGCCGCTCAGCGGTGGCTGCAAGTACCAGAAGTTCGACGGCGTGGACCCGAAGACGCGGAAGAACTACCGCGAGGACATCATCCTCGGCAGGGATCTGGTCGAGGAGCCCTCGTCGGATGTCCTCAACAACGTGAGCTTCTACGCCGGTTTCTCGGTGCTCTTCTGA
- a CDS encoding outer membrane beta-barrel domain-containing protein: MSTVRSLPVLAALTLALTAMSAAGQEELLEEAVVRNRLYRPAGNFELSPSVGVSFLTYLTAHYTFNVGLAYNLFDTLALEARGGYAFSRHTGLARSISESFLNREDKKVTDELEDLWRMNLHGVVGVRWAPVYGKLSLLADVPAHFQAYLWAGGGLASLKRESLIQCGQVVDRGLGICDDRTDPLDRSTAKERFWVTETRAAPVVSAAVGLRFFAFERHGVKLEIRDWVFQDDYRVELSRDEWEAGRETGVPATSPGLTHLVQFDIGYTFLF; encoded by the coding sequence ATGTCGACCGTTCGTTCGCTTCCGGTCCTCGCCGCGCTCACCCTGGCCCTGACGGCCATGAGCGCCGCCGGACAGGAAGAGCTGTTGGAGGAGGCCGTTGTCCGCAACCGGCTCTATCGCCCCGCGGGCAACTTTGAGCTGTCCCCCAGCGTGGGCGTCTCGTTCCTCACCTATTTGACGGCCCACTACACGTTCAACGTGGGGCTGGCCTACAACCTCTTTGACACGCTGGCGCTGGAGGCCCGGGGCGGGTACGCGTTCAGCCGCCACACGGGCCTGGCGCGCTCCATCTCCGAGAGCTTCTTGAACCGCGAGGACAAGAAGGTCACCGACGAGCTGGAGGACCTGTGGCGGATGAACCTCCACGGCGTGGTGGGCGTGCGCTGGGCGCCCGTGTACGGGAAGCTGTCGCTGCTGGCGGACGTGCCCGCGCACTTCCAGGCGTACCTGTGGGCCGGCGGCGGGCTGGCCTCGCTCAAGCGCGAGTCGCTGATCCAGTGCGGCCAGGTGGTGGACCGGGGCCTGGGCATCTGTGACGACCGGACGGATCCGCTGGACCGCTCCACGGCCAAGGAGCGCTTCTGGGTGACGGAGACCCGCGCGGCGCCGGTGGTGAGCGCGGCGGTGGGACTTCGCTTCTTCGCCTTCGAGCGGCATGGCGTGAAGCTCGAGATCCGCGACTGGGTCTTCCAGGACGACTACCGCGTGGAGCTGTCGCGGGACGAGTGGGAGGCGGGCCGCGAGACGGGCGTGCCGGCCACCAGCCCCGGCCTCACGCACCTGGTCCAGTTCGACATTGGTTACACCTTCCTCTTCTAA